Part of the Cloacibacterium caeni genome is shown below.
ATTCATTGTAGCGTATTCTAAAGAATTTTTAATTATTCAAGAAAGTGATGATTTCAATATTTTAGGATATGTGATTTTTCCAATATCAACAATTGAGAAAATAAGAAGAAATAATTCTGACAAATATTATCATAAAATATTACAAGGTGAAAATCTTCTTGAAAAGGTGAATTTAAAACATAAAATAAATCTTAATAATTGGGAAACATTATTTAAATCAATAAAAAAAACTGATTTAAATGTTATCATCGAAAATGAAGACATAGATGATAAGACATTTGATATTGGACCAATAATTAAAGTCAACAAAAGTTCAGTTTATATCCATTACTTTGACTCAAAAGGTTTTTTGAGTGATGAAGAAACCCAAATTAAATGGAATCAAATAACATTGGTTCGTTTTGATGACAGATACATAAATATATTTAGCAAGTATCTTAGAAAACGAAAAAATTAAAACGTTAAGAAAATTTAAGATTTCTTGGCTCGCTTTTTGAAATCTACACCAAGAATCATTAAAAATAAAAACATGAAATATTTTAACAAGATTATATTAGCAAGTGCTTTGGTTGGAAGTTTTACATTTTCGTTCGCGCAAAAAGTAGATGCTAAAGCCAAAACTATTTTAGAAACCGTTTCTAAAAATTATAAAGCGAAGAAAAATACCTATTTCAAATTTTCTTACGGAACGGGAACGGGAAAAGTGAGCAAAACCGAAACTGGTATCTTCTACTCTACTCCTACTCAATATAAACTGAATATCATGGGAAATGAGCAGATTTTTGACGGAAAAAAAGTGTACAACATTTCTAAAGAAGACCAAGAAGTGACAATTGCTCAACCAAATGGTTCAGAAAAAGCACTTTCACCTATCAATTACCTTGATGAATACAAAACAGGCTACACCGTAACCTATGCAGGAAAAAGTGGCGGTCTAGACCTCATCAAAATGGTTCCTGTAAAAGATAATGGAGTAAAAAGTGTGGTTTTGTATATCAATACTCCTAAAAAGCAGATTGCTAAAATTGTACAGACTTCATCAGGCAATGATTTGGCCGTGATTACCGTAAATCAATACAAAGAAAACCAAAGTTTAAGTACTTCTACTTTTAGCTTTGACAAAACCAAGTACAAGAATTACCTGATTACAGAATTATAACGTTAATCCTTCTCAAAATGAGAAGGATTTTTCTATGACATAGAATGCGGAGGCGTTAAAAATAATTGAAATCTAGGCGTTAAAAAATTCCTGCTGTTTGAAGTCGAAGCAAAGCGAAGACAAGTTTTAGGGATTTTAGAATAGATTTCAATTATTTAGCTGAGCATTCAAGTCTTGAACTTTTGGTTCTTTTGTTTCAAGACAAAAGAACTAAAACCAAAATAATTCTAACTTTTTTCATAATTTTGGCAAATGTTAAAGAAACTCGATCAATATATTATAAAAACATTTTTCGGGCCGTTTCTATTTATTTTCAGCGTGCTGTTTTTCATCTTTATGGTGAATATTGTATGGATTCAGCTTTCGCAGTTTACAGGAAAAGGCTTGAGCAATTGGGAAATTGTAAAATTCTTGTTTTATCTGAGTGTAAACGTTGTCAAAATGGTATTACCTCTGACCATTCTTTTGGCTTCCATTATGACTTTTGGAGATTTCGGGGAGCGCTATGAACTCGCGGCCATGAAATCTGCGGGAATTTCCCTCACGAGAATTATGATGCCTCTGTTTGTAGTAGTTTCTTTACTTTCCATCATGCTTTTTGTGTTTTCGAATAATGTGATTCCAGATTTTCAGAGGAAGGCCAAAAACATGATGTACAATATTGCCGCCACCAAACCCGCCATCAACTTTACCGCGGGACAATTCATCAACTCATTGCCTGGAGCAACAGTAAAATTTGACAAAATTTATGGGGAAAACGGGGAACATTTAGAAGGCGTTTTTGTGCACAAAGTGGCCAATGCTTATGAAGACCAAAGAACAATTATCGCTAAAAAAGGTGAATTTACACCCGCTGCGAATAGAAATTATTTGAAATTGGTTTTATATGATGGCTATATTTTCGAGGATAATATTCAAGATAAAAATTATTTAGAACGACTGAAACAGCCTGGTCAATCGGTCAAATTTGATTCTCTGGTTCAGCATTTTGACGTGAGTGACGTCATCAACAAAGCCATAGAAGACGAAAAAATTACTGACGATTACCGTTTTCAAAATTATAAAGAAATTAATAAAACGATTGTAAAGGTTAAGAAAGAAAACGATTTTAGTTTTAATTCTATTAACTCAGAAATGGTAGGACAAACCAATAATTATGTGACTTACATCGACAAAATTAAAAATCCTGCCAAACCTACAGAACCTTTTGCAATAGAAAAATTAAAAGAAGATAAAAGGTTAGAAGTCCTCTATCAAGCATATACTAAAATTTCTTTTCTACAAAACGAAAAAAAGAACAAGGATACCCAAATTTTAGATATTGTAAAGTATTACAACAAGATTATCATGTATCAACAAGGGATTATTGCTTATTCGGTGACTTGTCTTATTTTCTTTATGATTGGCGCGAGTTTGGGTTCTATCATCAGAAAAGGAGGTGTAGGTTTACCTGTGGTGATTGCAATTATTATTTTTATTGTCTTCTATGTGATGAACTTGACCATAGAAAATATTACTTGGAAAGGGAAACTCAATCCTTATTTCGGAGCTTGGCTTTCTAATTTGGTTTTATTTCCTTTTGGTGTTTGGCTCACGTATAAAGCACTTACCGATTCTCAAGTTTTCGATGTAGAAAAATACAAAGCACTGACCAAGCCTCTTTGGAGCAAATTTGTGAAAGAAAGAGAACACGAACGTTATCAATAATTCTAGATTCTAGATGCTAGATATGAGATTCTAGATATGAGATTCTAGATTTTATAATAAAAAAACTCCAGAGAATTCTGGAGTTTTTGTTTTGCTTATGTTTATAGCATTAGATTTTGAAAATATCTGTTTCTTTTGCTTTAAGATGTTCGTCTGCTAATTTCACATACTTGTCAGTCAGTTCTTGGATTTTAGCTTCTGTATCTTTGATGATGTCTTCAGAAACGCCATCTAATTTTTTAAGTTCTTTCATACCATCATGTCTAGCATTTCTGATGGTTACTTTGGTTTGTTCGGTTTCCGCTTTCGCTTGTTTTGCTAAATCTCTACGTCTTTCTTCAGTTAATGGTGGAACGTTTAGAATAATCGTATCTCCATTATTAGAAGGTGCAAAACCAAGGTTAGAATTGATAATCGCTTTTTCAATGGCGTTAATCGCTGATCTATCCCATGGTTGAATAGAAATCGTCATCGCATCTGGAACAGATACATTCGCAACTTGATTGATTGGCGACATTGCTCCGTAATATTCTACCACAACATCTTGAACCATAGACGTAGAAGCTCTACCTGCTCTAATTTTTTGGAAAGCGTGATCTAAGTGCTTAATTGCAGCATCCATTTCTTGCTTTACCATATCCATAATCATGTTTAATTCTTCCATTGTATATTGAAAATTTGATAAGTTACACATTATATATTCACAAGAGTACCTACTTCTTCGCCTAAGACTACTTTTAATAAATTACCGTCTTTATTCATGTCAAAAACAATGATTGGTAAATTATTTTCTTTACTTAGGGTAAATGCAGTCATGTCCATTACTTTTAAATCTTTCTCAAAAACTTCGTCATAAGAAAGCGAATTGAATTTTACTGCATCTGCATTTTTTTCTGGGTCAGAATCGTAGATTCCATCTACTCTCGTTCCTTTCAGAATTACATCAGCACCAATTTCTATAGCTCTCAATGTAGCAGCAGTATCTGTCGTAAAATACGGATTACCTGTTCCTGCTCCGAAAATTACCACTCTTCCTTTTTCCAAGTGTCTTACTGCTCTTCTTTTGATGAAAGGCTCTGCTACTTTGTCCATCTCGATTGCTGATTGCAATCTGGTTTTAATGCCTTGGTCTTCTAGTGCGCCTTGTAACGCCATTCCATTAATTACGGTAGCCAACATTCCCATATAATCGCCTTGCACTCTATCCATACCTTTGGCTGCTCCTGCTACTCCACGGAAAATATTTCCTCCACCTATTACAATTGCTAATTCTACGCCTGCATCTACTACTTTTTTAATTTCTTTAGCATATTCTACCAATCGATCATTATCAATTCCGTATTGTCTGCTACCCATTAAAGCTTCTCCGCTTAATTTTAAAAGAACTCTTTTGTATTTCATTGTTATATTTTTTTATCAAAATTGGTGTCTCAAAAAGTATAGATTTGAGGCAAAAAATAAATTTAATGCAAATATAATGAATCGTAAAGAATTTCGTTAATAGAATTATGTTTTCACATTTAATTTTTGTTAAAGTGTAAAATAAATTATTTTTGCAAAGTTATAATTGAAATTTTGAAGAAACTATTTACCACATCTTTCTGTTTATTCGCATTATGGTCTTCTGCACAAACTGGAACCAAGGTCTATCCTTTTCTGAATGTTCCCGTTTCTGCCAGACAAGCTGTTTTAGGTGGTGATGCGGTTTCTGTAAGAGATTATGACGTGAATTTTGCAGCCATCAATCCTGCTTTGATGAATCTAGACATGGACAATAGAATCGGGATTAATTACGGTTCTTACATTGCGGGTTCTAATTTGGGAAGCATTAATTACGTGAAAGATTTAACGGCAGGACATTTCATTTCCGTCAATGCTAGAGTTTTGGACTTTGGAAAAACACCCAGAACCGATGAATTTGGGAATGTAAATGGCGAATTTTCTGCGATGGATGCTTCATTTGGCGTAGGTTATGCTTATCAGTTTGATGATGATTTCACGATTGGCGCCAATGTGAATTACCTCACTTCTAAAATCGACAATTACACTTCTTCGGCCATTTCGGCAAATGCTGGAGTGACTTATCACAATGAACAATCCAAAGAAACGGTGGCTTTGGTTTTCAGAAATTTTGGATATCAAATTAAATCTTACAACGGAACCAAAGAACAATTGCCTTTCCGAGCAGATATTGGTTACACCAGAATTTTACCAGAATTTCCTTTGGCTTACACCATTACTTATCATGATTTGCAGCAATTCAATATTTCTCAATCATATGATATCAATGGCAAAGAAGTTGGTTTTGGCAGAAAATTGATGGACCATCTTTCTGGTGGCATCGAATTGTTTCCTGAACAAGCCTTCAACATTAGAATGGGTTACAACGTAAAACGCGGAAACGAACTCGCAGTTCTGGACCAAAGAAATTTCTCTGGATTGAGTTTTGGTTTTGGAATCAAAATCTCTTCTTTTAGATTTGATTATTCCCATGTTCGTTATCACAACGCCGACAATGTAAATCAAATTGGCTTAATGCTGGATTTGTTAGAACTTTCTGGGAATAGACGTTGATGATTTTAGATTCTAGATTTTAGATTTTAGAAAACTAATCGAAAGAAATCTTTTGTATATTTGGATAAATAACTTTTCATACCGCAAAACGTTATCTGCAATTGTATAAAACATCACTCTGCATTTAAACGTTTTTCCAAGTCATTAAAAACACCATTTAGGGTGCTAATAATTTTTGATAAATCCAATTTTTCAAGGAATTTATGAGTATAAGATCCCTTTTGATAAATTTTATTACTCATCTTAAATAACTCTTTCAAAACTTTCAATCCTTCTTGGGAAACTTTTTTAGGTTTCTTAACTTTCAAAAATTCACAAATTCCATCTAGATCCTTTATAAACCAATCTTCAATCATTTTTTCAGATTTTATTTCATAAAAAGATTTTATCCCTAACCCCTTAACTCCCTTTCTTACTTTAGTCCAATTTGTTGGTGGCTTTTTTGCTAATTCAAATACATCTGTATCGTAACAACAAAAAACGCTTATTTCTAAACCTTTATATTCTTTATCTTTTAAAATCTCATTTTTTAATTTTGAAATAACTCTAGCCTCAAATCTTCCTATACCTTTAAGGTTTATTATTTTCACCTCAGGAAAAGGATTATTTGATTTTTCTCTATAATAATTAATCAATAATTTATAGAATTCAGCTTCAGTATCACCTTCAACAAACAGAACAACTAACTTAGATCGGTCTTTCATTAGCTACACATTTCGTTAAAAAAATCATTTTCAGATGATTGACATTCAATCATTTTTTCAAAAATCAAATCTCCTACAGAAATATTTTCATCTTCTGCTAATAAAAGTAATTTATTGAACTTTG
Proteins encoded:
- a CDS encoding LolA family protein; this encodes MKYFNKIILASALVGSFTFSFAQKVDAKAKTILETVSKNYKAKKNTYFKFSYGTGTGKVSKTETGIFYSTPTQYKLNIMGNEQIFDGKKVYNISKEDQEVTIAQPNGSEKALSPINYLDEYKTGYTVTYAGKSGGLDLIKMVPVKDNGVKSVVLYINTPKKQIAKIVQTSSGNDLAVITVNQYKENQSLSTSTFSFDKTKYKNYLITEL
- a CDS encoding LptF/LptG family permease; amino-acid sequence: MLKKLDQYIIKTFFGPFLFIFSVLFFIFMVNIVWIQLSQFTGKGLSNWEIVKFLFYLSVNVVKMVLPLTILLASIMTFGDFGERYELAAMKSAGISLTRIMMPLFVVVSLLSIMLFVFSNNVIPDFQRKAKNMMYNIAATKPAINFTAGQFINSLPGATVKFDKIYGENGEHLEGVFVHKVANAYEDQRTIIAKKGEFTPAANRNYLKLVLYDGYIFEDNIQDKNYLERLKQPGQSVKFDSLVQHFDVSDVINKAIEDEKITDDYRFQNYKEINKTIVKVKKENDFSFNSINSEMVGQTNNYVTYIDKIKNPAKPTEPFAIEKLKEDKRLEVLYQAYTKISFLQNEKKNKDTQILDIVKYYNKIIMYQQGIIAYSVTCLIFFMIGASLGSIIRKGGVGLPVVIAIIIFIVFYVMNLTIENITWKGKLNPYFGAWLSNLVLFPFGVWLTYKALTDSQVFDVEKYKALTKPLWSKFVKEREHERYQ
- the frr gene encoding ribosome recycling factor, encoding MEELNMIMDMVKQEMDAAIKHLDHAFQKIRAGRASTSMVQDVVVEYYGAMSPINQVANVSVPDAMTISIQPWDRSAINAIEKAIINSNLGFAPSNNGDTIILNVPPLTEERRRDLAKQAKAETEQTKVTIRNARHDGMKELKKLDGVSEDIIKDTEAKIQELTDKYVKLADEHLKAKETDIFKI
- the pyrH gene encoding UMP kinase — protein: MKYKRVLLKLSGEALMGSRQYGIDNDRLVEYAKEIKKVVDAGVELAIVIGGGNIFRGVAGAAKGMDRVQGDYMGMLATVINGMALQGALEDQGIKTRLQSAIEMDKVAEPFIKRRAVRHLEKGRVVIFGAGTGNPYFTTDTAATLRAIEIGADVILKGTRVDGIYDSDPEKNADAVKFNSLSYDEVFEKDLKVMDMTAFTLSKENNLPIIVFDMNKDGNLLKVVLGEEVGTLVNI
- the porQ gene encoding type IX secretion system protein PorQ, producing MKKLFTTSFCLFALWSSAQTGTKVYPFLNVPVSARQAVLGGDAVSVRDYDVNFAAINPALMNLDMDNRIGINYGSYIAGSNLGSINYVKDLTAGHFISVNARVLDFGKTPRTDEFGNVNGEFSAMDASFGVGYAYQFDDDFTIGANVNYLTSKIDNYTSSAISANAGVTYHNEQSKETVALVFRNFGYQIKSYNGTKEQLPFRADIGYTRILPEFPLAYTITYHDLQQFNISQSYDINGKEVGFGRKLMDHLSGGIELFPEQAFNIRMGYNVKRGNELAVLDQRNFSGLSFGFGIKISSFRFDYSHVRYHNADNVNQIGLMLDLLELSGNRR